cgttatttaacgttCTTCCCGACAGGATAGTATGACATAACATGTAAAAAAAcgttgactctaatatgtcgacaaaatgaaacaagaatttttgAACCTggttttatccaatgttcagatttctgttctggaaaattgatgcaaatatttaaacataacattacagTTCACAGTTTACTTTGTTACTGCTGCATCATTGTGTGAAGTGTATGAATGTGGCTTGATGGGCGTGAATGTGGCTTGAAGTTAACTATTGTATAGTAAGGGTGTGTTTGAGTACAAAGGTCTATTAAAGCTCTGTGACATCAGTGTGCTGTGTTAACTTTAAATCTCCTTTTATGCAGAAAATGATGCAACAGAGCTGCAGCCGCTTTGATGGACGTCTCGCTGTCGCTCAGGAACACACACCACAGACAGTTCATCAAACATACTTTTGTAGATAAGATAACCAAgtcctttctttttttagttCAACACGTTACAGCCAGGAAGACAGGCTTGTCAACTATGAAACACTGTGTACTAAGATGTTTACATTTGTATTGAATACACATGCATGTACAGCTGATGACACCGGATTGAATGTAAATATATCACTCATGAAAACAATACAAACTGTATTTATTGTCTAAGCAAATGAATTgggtgatttcttttttttacttcttcaTAACAACCATCCAAACTTGTGTTGGAAAACAGTTTTACAGCCAGTAGCTTGTATCTGTATCGGTGATAACAGATGGAGAACCATATGACCACTTTTCAGGTCTTCagggtgaaaaaaacaaaacacaaagaagattgtttctaattttaaaaaagtgaactAAAAACTCACAAATAAGTCTTtcttaaaggggctctatgtccatccatccatcatctgtaaccgcttaacccacgctaacacggggaggaCATGCAAACTGTGGGGCCACAAgctgggtttgaacctgcgactgtcttgctgtgaggcgatacacacgagactgaacgtgattgacagctaaaaccacaatatcactctatatttaacatgcttggcagtaatgctagcttacctgtccaataggaattttACCAGCTCGGGGTTTgttttgatacccaaaaccaaacgaaggtccctccgtGAATCGAAGttccggccgatgttgatcctggTTTTCCTCCGACgttggtcacattcctgtttcacagatgggcttcactagattgtttttttgatgcttctgtggagtttgtgGTGGAGGCTGGTTGTTTGTTGGTGTTAGCGGACATTTTTGAACCGAACGTAAGCTGTGGTTGCACATTGGAGTTGTAAATAAAGACAGTCAGcgcatgatgtcacatccttTGGGATTTTCCTGGCAAAAACGTCCCGcattattcacatttaaagcAGTCTaaaggctgatagaggaaacccagaaatataggttacaacctgttcacacagtggcaataaaaaaacatttatatgtgtaaaaagttacatagagtccctttaaaactgaAAGAAGAAAGTCAGTTTCTTAAATGCTATTACTCAGATCAGACAAGTGATAAAGATAAAGCAAAACTAGAAAAACACATTCCTCACAATAGAATACACTAACCAGATGTCCTTAGAAAACATCTACGTCATAGCTACAGTCTTATGATGATATGACAAATCAGcacaaatgcacacagacaGATTTAACGCTTTATTTTGTATCAAATTGTTTGAGGTACACACACTCCACAACTTATATTATCAAAAACAGCGCAGGCAGCAGACACTACTGGAGGTGGTTCAATAAGTCCATGAATGAAAAGTCCACGAAGAAAGTGTCTGGCATGGAAAAGTCCCTTTTTTAAACAAAAGGGCCTGTATCATGGATGCAAAACCTACGTGCTGCTATCCATTTCAAACTATTTGTTTTCTCAGGAAAAATTGTCCAGTTCACTGcccattaaagggatagttcagattgtttaaagtggggttgtatgaggtacttctacataatcagtgtattaccaaCAGTAGATGAcattggtgttttaaagggtcagttctcgttcaccaaagtcacacaataacacaaacaaactaaccgatcgaggcagcggtagaccagcaactcctgtgttctgagaggtaaaattacagttttttttcaaaaggagtctggtggctttgaaaagagcatagataacggcttcagttccccgtcagaaaaggctgtctgacgacgaggtaaagtggtgaaaatattttaagtataacgtacacttaaactgatattgatttttttgtgtgtctaaaatctgtttagctgctgtccacagcagtacatcgctttgctcccgtgctggtactcctgttgaccgtcatctactataggtaatacactgactatggatcagTATCTCATACaagcccacttcaaaacacctgaactatccctttaactgtataTAAACCACGTGTGAAAGGAGTCTGCAGACTCAGACTGTACCTAAGGACAGGGAGTCAGTGCAGCCATGAGGAGCTCCATCTTGTAGACAAAGTTCCGTCCCTCCATCTTGCTCCAGTGGACCTCTTTGCTCGGCCCTCTCAGGTGGCTCCACTTGCCGTCCTGGACGACGTCGCTCTTCGGCAGCTCTTTGGTCTGGCTGCGGGGGAACTGGACCAAAACTTTGCACCCGCTCTCTGGGCCGTTACGCactgaacacacaaacagatacaCACAAGGCAATATGTTAGTGATCTGCTTGTGTTAATACATCCATACCTGCTAATCTTGGTCATTTGAGGATATTCAGTCTTAACTACCTTAGGATACTCTTACGTCTATGTGAGATAACATTAATTCATAATGTTGATATGATGCATTCCAGCAGTTATTCTGTGGTGGCGTTTCGTAATCCTCCCTCAACTTGTTTCAGCCTGTCTATTTGATCTTGAGCGATTGTTGACACAAAGAATGACAGCAATAGCGAAAGCCATGCAATAATTGCCACCCTTGTTCAGGAAAAAGGGAAAGTTGAACGTATAAATTCAGAATGCAACAGGTCTCATCTATGCTGCAATGCATTTTGGACAATTAGGGCTGAAGTTGGTAGccaaaaatgtcattatttctCATGCATTTCTCACCCTGTGACTGTTGATAGTCTGTTGAATCCAGAGAGAAGTCCCTGTTGTTTGAATCAGAGACGtgataccatttttttcttcccgataccgattctgatacctgaacttgcggtatcggccgataccgagtaacAATCCCATACCAGttagttattatcattattatttaacagctggtTACAACACTACGACAtcttcctcgctctgactaccgttacaaCCTCCACTAGCGCCacgctgttgttgtttgttatcgtcatgtgacaaactacctgcaatcagttcttcttcgttGCTCTAAATCAGTAGTTGCCAGCAGCAGCAATGATAcctccagggcgacagcacactgaaggctgctgttttggagcgaggaagaagaagaattgatttccgggtaagaagttgatttttttaatagatTATGGTATCGGACCGGTGCatagactccgtgaagaggacccgctccttatgtagatatgaaggactcattctaaactaacgaaaacccaacgattcttagtttcaggtgattatacaataatgaaaataataaattatattctgctaatagagccccgaaaatgttacacactgttcctttacgATAGAGGAGAACTTCCTATCTGGATCTTTACAGCACTCGTCTCACCTGAGATGGCGTACTCTCCATTGGGAGAGGCAACAGTGACAGCGGAGGCATTTCCGATGCTCTCCACCGGACCGAGGCCCACGTGGTTACTGAAGCTCAGGACGTGCCAGCCCATCACTTTGGCCAGCTGCTGAACTGCATGCACCTGATGCTGCGACATCTGTAAACAACACCACAGTAAAACATGAGTAAAAATCCGGCATTAAAAAccatacttaagtaaaagtaaaatctgcaaaaaagtactcattgtgtcagtaaaatgttccctgtcagtgttttattattatatctgatgtttatggattaatattactgctgcattaatgtgtatgttgcattttatctCCGTTATATcctgttggctagtttaatctacagaaatgcatcatggtctataagatcatcaaaGGACAGCTGACTGTATGCTGCAGGTGCTTTCCGCcttaaattatataattatatttattttttatttgcttccaagtccgtttcacaccacTGGAGTCTGAGActcagctgaaagaaggctgaaatagtcatccACGTCCTACAGTTTCAAAGGGAATAATGAAGGAACTCCTATTCTTCTATTGTGTTCTCCAagcattaaattaatttaacagAATACACAAAGTAATTATAGTCAGATCTACTCATGCTCTAGATGGGACAGTGATAttataagtctgttaatttacgcttTCACACACCGGCATTTTTTTCTTccgccagctgtccttcctgcatttggcagctttaactatgttaattttagtctggattaagtgtttaatttctacatatttgtctaatattatagcttgctcttcctttgtaaaatgtaccgctctgctgacagtagacttgtccatgtttgtgattggtcatatgctgcaaacactGCCCCTTTCAAGTGAACACACTCAGTCTGatagagaaaccctgggttgatttaccgagttgataaccaccgtcgtaggaccgcttagcgtgatCTTGTTTGCCcccgggtatgttgaactcacttcgtACTACAGGGCTCTGCAGTCATACATACTGCCTCCAGTAAACACAGCCTCCTTCACCAGCTGTGAGGGAAGTTAACAATGAGGGACCTGTGATACCTGCGAGAGGAGGAAGTCCTGCAGTTCCTGTTCCTGGTGTGACAGCGTGACGACGCGTCCATCTCTGTGCACCACCCTGATCTGCTCGACACCGATGTTCAGCTGCAGCTGGATGGACctgaacacacaaaacatgcaaACGTAATACTATGAGCTTTCTGGTTTATCTGCATTCCACAAGTTACACAACAAGGAGATTCTGGCAGTATTCAAAAAGTCCATGACGTGATggaaaagtcacacaataacacaaacaaactaacagatcgaggcagcggtagaccagcaactcctgtgttctgcaaggtaaaattactgtttttgtcaatggagtctggtggctttgaagagagcatagataacagcttcagtttcccgtcggaaagggctgtctgacggcgaggtaaagtggtgaatataatctaaatatagcgtacactttaaCTGATGATGCAAAGTTGATGGAGAGAGATGAATGGTTTCCCTCTCCTTTGGTGTGGGTGGGACTTAATCGCACTCTGTCTCTATGGGAGTAAAACTGAAAGCAAACCTGTGTAACATGCTGCTCTGATTACAATCCATAGCTTTCAATTTACATCATTTGAAACGTTATCAAAGGGCCTGCAGTTCCCCACAGTGGCTCATAAATACAGAAGCAGGCTCTCCCCTGTATTCCCCACATTGTGAGCCCCTTCCTGCTTTGCTTCTTCCTTCATCcttccctcctgtcctccactTACTTGCAGATCTGCTCGTAGCCCTGAGAGGTGATAAGCACCTTGACGCTGGACTCGTACACATCGTTGATATTGGACCAGTGAGCCTGGATCTGGGGGTCTTCTATGCGGCTGGCCAGGCTGTCGATGGTCCGTGCCGTCCTGGTGATCACAAACAATAACGCTGCTGGATTATGgagcaaaatgaaactttatacAGGGCTTCACTCAGCATTATACAGTCAACACTGCCTTACAAAAAATACCTAAAATATTgcttatagggctgtcaaagtttttttacgccactcatttctttaacgcattaacgcaacttgtgatttacaggtTGTAGccagttcagttttaaagctagagtgaagaaactggcatcacatgaaactagaaaacctaaagaatctattggtaccaaccatgtcatggccattttcaaaaggggccccttgacctctgacttcaagatatgtgaaggtaaatgggttctatgggtacccacgagtctttgaagagataaaaaagtgtgattaatttgctattaatcacaattaactatggtgattaatcatgactaaatattttaattgcttgacagccctaattgctaATGATTCTTTGGCTTATAAATGTATTATCTGAGATCAAACTATGACGAGCAAACACAAAGTACGCCACCTTTTGGCCAAATGTGGCACTGCAGTGAGGGGCATGTTAGAGAGTTTCATATCATGTGGATTGAGCAATGTTTGCTTCTGCTGAATTGAATTCAGTAGAAGTATTCAAAAGTTCTTAAAAATAagaggaaaactcatctctgatgtatcattcacaggaaataatcggctcaaaattcatccaaatcgctcgttttacacaaacttcctgcagttattgcgttcactgtttgggttaattgtacagttcatcagttgttctgtactgttattgttatgcattgaatataatatgaaatatccataaaatatgtcacttagtcagtttgctcaatgatagaaaaggggtcccatGAGGAAAAAGGTTGCATAATAAACCTGACATCCCCGCTGGGATTTCCATACAGTACTTCTGGTGGTAAAGCTGAATGTTGGCTCCTAACGTTGCAGTAGCTTGATGTGATACATGACTGTCACTGGCAACTGGTTCAGTGATCAGTGAGCTGAATTTACCTGCTACGTAGGAAGATGTGTTTGGCCTGTTTGATGATCTTCTCTAGAAGCCCCTCGTTTTGCTGCAAGCTGGAGATCTCAGCCTTGTCGTAGGCTTGCGGCCCCGCGAGACGCATGCGCTTGTGGCCAAAGGGTGCGCTGGCAGGATGTGGCATCACCACAGAGCTCAGCTGCTGCTTGTGGAACTGAAACAGAAACCAGAAATTAATTGATGGTAaatatgaatgaaattaaagaCTTGTACTGATGgtaatattttacatatatacagtatatcctggTTTGAATGTGTTGTCTCCTGgccttgacagccctaatgctgATACAATATCTCTGCAATGAGCTACTATCTGTACTGGGCAGCAGCTTCAGATGAGCTGCAGAGTGACGTCACATAGTGaacctctcacctctctcatcATCTGATGCAGGTTGTGTTCCAGTACGTAGAGGTGGTCGTCTGGTTTGGGTTTCTCTGGAGACGTCCGATGGTTCTTCTTCTCTCCCGTAGAGTGGCACAGTGAGATGGACAGCTGCAGACCTATGAAGGAAAAAACAAGGCATgagtatgtttgttttatgcctccatacagaaaagaaaaatcaaagcCAACTCCAGAGACCCAAATAATATAATGTTTCATCTTTAAATATTAGGACTAATATCTGCACCGGGGGAGCAGTGGAACTTTGGATGAACTACTTCTGAAAAACAGCTTTTCCAATAAgttcacaatcatcatcataCCATCACTTTTCTCTGTTAATCACATCCACACGTCATTTGTCCCCTTTTAGAATATGGTACTAATGTAGAACTATTAGAACGTAGCACAGGCCTGTAGTGACGTAACAAACATAGATCTTCTCATGATAACGTTGTGAGTGTTCTGACCTGGGAAGGGCTGTGAAATGATCTGATTCTTCACAACGATGTGGGGGATCTGGGATTTAATCTGGACAGCTTCCCTGGACAGCTGGGCAAAGATCTCTTTACACAGCAACACGTTCTGGGCCGCTTCGAGCTTCACATGCCACTGCTGGGTACCTGggtggagagaaacaaagaaagaaagacggaGAAGAGAAGACAGGATGAAGAGAGATCAGGTCAGGAGAAGGGGTTTGGAGTTTGGGATGTGGAGGAAAAGAGAGCAGAGATGACCAACATTTACTCTTCTACAGACAGAGATTCAGCTGGTTACTGAACCAGTCTTAAGAGTTTAAACGCCGTGTCATGTCTCTGTGTATTGAACCATACCAGCTTTAGTTTTTGGCGGTCTCCTGAACAGGTTGACGGTTCCCAGATCACCGATGTCTGGAGCTTGTTTCTGGATGGACACCTGAAGACATAAACAGCACTCCACTATTACAACTAAAAACATACGGGTGATAATACATCACGGTGGTATGGAAACCTGGATATAAAATGAAAAGAGCTATAtgacttctcatcatgcatatacatactacatctgtttacattcagttttcccatcatCTCATCAACCAAATtgcaaatttacatttacatttctattttatatttacatatgtttatattcattttaactgcactattttatgcctcagattatcattttgcttttactttacttgggtgatttccccttttatatatatacatattttatgagcattgttgaaggaacctgagaccaagattttcattgtcaacgattgctttgctggaattgacagatgacaaataaagaaccttgaaccttttagtcccgggactaaaattaccaggaacttcATGGTGGAAACGTGGCTCATGTAGTGAACAATTCACAAGTATAAAATCTAAACAGACATATCTTTGTTAGCGCTCATAGAAAATACCTATGTGGTTTCCCTCTCACCTTGATATAAGCAGATCCCTCCAGATCACTGGGGATCTGGACATCAAGGGGGCAGTAGTCCTCTGGGAGCTTCTTGTCCAGATCGA
The Sebastes fasciatus isolate fSebFas1 chromosome 7, fSebFas1.pri, whole genome shotgun sequence genome window above contains:
- the med17 gene encoding mediator of RNA polymerase II transcription subunit 17, producing the protein MSGGPAVQVSIESSCEKQVQEVALDGTETYVPPLSMSQNLAKLAQRIDFSQGSDSEEDGIEGEPRDRDWTKQEPEEEEGTVKFQPSLWPWDSVRNNLRSALTEMCVLHDVLSVVKEKKYMALDPVSQDPTAGKTPQVFQLISKKKSLGTAAQLLLKGAEKLSKSVAENQENRRQRDFNSELLRLRSQWKLRKVGEKILGDLSYRSAGSLFPHHGTFEVIKNTDIDLDKKLPEDYCPLDVQIPSDLEGSAYIKVSIQKQAPDIGDLGTVNLFRRPPKTKAGTQQWHVKLEAAQNVLLCKEIFAQLSREAVQIKSQIPHIVVKNQIISQPFPGLQLSISLCHSTGEKKNHRTSPEKPKPDDHLYVLEHNLHQMMREFHKQQLSSVVMPHPASAPFGHKRMRLAGPQAYDKAEISSLQQNEGLLEKIIKQAKHIFLRSRTARTIDSLASRIEDPQIQAHWSNINDVYESSVKVLITSQGYEQICKSIQLQLNIGVEQIRVVHRDGRVVTLSHQEQELQDFLLSQMSQHQVHAVQQLAKVMGWHVLSFSNHVGLGPVESIGNASAVTVASPNGEYAISVRNGPESGCKVLVQFPRSQTKELPKSDVVQDGKWSHLRGPSKEVHWSKMEGRNFVYKMELLMAALTPCP